The nucleotide sequence ATCCCGGGCCGTGACTGCGGCAGCTACTCGAGCGGGGGAGCGGACGGACTCGCCGCGTACGAGGCGTGGATCGACGCCGTCGCCGAGGGCATCGGCGGCCGTAAGGTGCTCATCGTCCTCGAACCCGATTCGCTGGCGCTGCTGCCCTCCGACTGTGCCGACGAATCCAACGCCGATCAGACCGCCGTCGAGGAGCAGCCCGCCGAGGAACAACTCGCCGGCGAGCAGCAGACGGCCATCGAGCAGCAGCCCGCCGCCGAGGCACCGCCCACCGATCTGCCCCCGCTGCCCGACCCCGGCGCGTCAACGGCCCCGCCCGCCGCATCGGACGCCCAGGGCACCGGCCAGGACACCGCGCAGCCCCCGGACGCCCAGTCCCCCGACCCGCGACTCCCCGACCCGCGACTCCCCGCCTCCGAGAGCCCGGCCCCCAAGCCCGCCGAGGCCCAGGAGCCCTCCGGCCTCCAGCCCTCCGCATCTCAGAGCCCCGCCCCCGAGCCCTCCGCCGAGCAGCCGAGCACCCTCCCCGAGCTGCCCCCGCTCCCCACGCCCGACCCCATGACCCCCGACCCCATGACCCCCGACCTCGAGGACGTGGGCGACCTGGACACCCCGGTGGTCGAGGACCAGGAGACCGCAGCCCGCTACTCCGAGATCAACTACGCGGTCGACTCCCTTACCGCGCTCGGCAATACCTCGGTATACCTGGACGCGGGCCACGCCGGCTGGCACTCCGTCAGGAGCATCGTGCCGCGTCTCATCAAGGCCGGGATCGACCGCGCCACCGGCTTCGCCCTCAACGTCTCCCACTACCAGACCGACCCGGACAGCGCCTGGTACGGCCGGCTGATCTCCTCCTGCCTCGCCTACGCCGACGAGGGCGGGGACCCCGAGGACTGCGCCGACCAGAGCTGGTCACGGCGGCACGCCCGCCGCTGGCTGCACGCCCACGTACCGGACGACCCGGGCCGTATGAAGCACTTCGTCACCGACACCAGCCGCAACGGCCAGGGCCCCTGGGCCCCCAGGGCCGGGGCGCACGCCGACACGCAGTCGTGGTGCAACCCCCCGGCGCGGGGCCTGGGCAGGCGTCCCACCACCCGCACGGGCGACGCACTGCTGGATGCCGCGCTGTGGGTGAAGACGCCGGGCGAGTCGGACGGGCGGTGCCTGCGCGGCACCGACGGGCCCCTGGACCCGGTGCGCGGGACCGTCAACCCCGACGCGGGGGAGTGGTTCCCCGAGCAGGCGCTGGAACTGGTCCGCTACGCGGAACCGTCGGTCAAGGTCTTCCGCCGGTTCCCCGGCCGCTGACGCTCCGCGGTCAGCCGGCCGGATTGTGCCGGACGAGGGCGTCGACCAGGCCGGACGCGGTGTTCGGGAAGTCCATCGGAACGATCCCGAGCCCGGTCCAGCCCTGAGCCTCGGCGCCCTCCAGGAACGACTTCACCTGCGGGTTGAGCCGGTCCGCGTTGGAGCGGGGCGGCAGCAGGGCGGCGGTGGAGACATAGTTCATGAAGAGCTTGCCTGGCTGGGCCGCCGCCTTGCGGAACTGCGCCTCGATCTTCGGGTACTTGCCGAACGGCTCCGCCATGTAGTCGTCCTGGATGTCGAAGAGCCCCCCGTCGCCGTACCGCACCCCCGGCATGTTGTCCGAATCGGCGAGCAGCACCACCCTGCCCCGGGCCTGGCCCAGGGTGGGGAGGG is from Streptomyces hygroscopicus and encodes:
- a CDS encoding 1, 4-beta cellobiohydrolase; amino-acid sequence: MRKRRKILTVSTAVVAAATLPLLISPVVSAAAREDDDDSSRIARLYAPPPDRDSFRQVARLAWRGDFRDSAGLLAMVRTPQAVWYGDETPEQIERLVRRTTRSADVQGKLPVLALYNIPGRDCGSYSSGGADGLAAYEAWIDAVAEGIGGRKVLIVLEPDSLALLPSDCADESNADQTAVEEQPAEEQLAGEQQTAIEQQPAAEAPPTDLPPLPDPGASTAPPAASDAQGTGQDTAQPPDAQSPDPRLPDPRLPASESPAPKPAEAQEPSGLQPSASQSPAPEPSAEQPSTLPELPPLPTPDPMTPDPMTPDLEDVGDLDTPVVEDQETAARYSEINYAVDSLTALGNTSVYLDAGHAGWHSVRSIVPRLIKAGIDRATGFALNVSHYQTDPDSAWYGRLISSCLAYADEGGDPEDCADQSWSRRHARRWLHAHVPDDPGRMKHFVTDTSRNGQGPWAPRAGAHADTQSWCNPPARGLGRRPTTRTGDALLDAALWVKTPGESDGRCLRGTDGPLDPVRGTVNPDAGEWFPEQALELVRYAEPSVKVFRRFPGR